In one Brassica oleracea var. oleracea cultivar TO1000 chromosome C9, BOL, whole genome shotgun sequence genomic region, the following are encoded:
- the LOC106314960 gene encoding uncharacterized protein At2g34160-like codes for MAMEIATSAPAPITSPEINIILSPAKTKTHKKNMIQVSNTKKPLFFDVNLAKDEAKGKMVQKAKASFTTLASSSPLCNILRKSDKFDSLVPPVTNGKTP; via the exons ATGGCGATGGAAATAGCAACATCGGCTCCTGCACCGATCACATCCCCAGAGATAAACATCATCCTCTCGCCAGCAAAGACGAAGACTCACAAGAAGAACATGATTCAAGTCTCCAACACGAAGAAACCATTGTTCTTCGACGTTAATCTCGCCAAG GATGAGGCCAAAGGAAAGATGGTTCAGAAAGCAAAGGCAAGTTTCACTACTTTAGCATCATCCTCCCCTTTGTGTAACATTTTGAGGAAATCAGACAAGTTTGACTCTTTGGTGCCACCTGTGACCAATGGCAAGACTCCTTAG